TCGTAAGACGATAGAGATGTCAAGATACTACGAAGACCAGCTACTTTAAGTTCCTTAAGTAGTGGGGTATCTACATGTGTCAAATTAGAGTTCAGATCGCAAGGGATGCCAAAACCACCCAACAGCTTTAGCAGGTGTAAGGTTAGATTTTGCACACCTCTAGAAAGAAGAGGCTCTCCTCCAGTTATCGTACAAAAGAAAACTTCCGCATCAGCCAAGGCACTCGCTATCTTGGTGAGAGTTTCTTGATTCGTAACACGAGGAAGAGCAACAGATCTCTCTTGACGCCAAAAATTGTAACAGTAACAGCACAGTTGGTTACAAGCCTCTGTAACCTCCACTTGCACCGATATAGGTGCTGACAGTGTTCTGTAAAGCATGGATTCACCTCCTTATCGGATTCTGATTCCTAGATTAGAGTTTCGGTAGTACCGAACTCTTTAAAACTACTTATTGTATATCACTTTTGGAGGTTTTCGTCAAATCCTATAGTTCTTAGGATTATTCCCACCGCCAATTTGTTTCTTGGGTAAGTGGAATACGACTGTCAAGCGTTGAGGGTGGTGATTTTGGGGGTGTCGGATATCGCCACCAAGGCGACCGCCAGACCGAAACTACTAGGGAAAGCAAGCGTCGACCGAGAGTATAGAAAACCGTGTTCGTTTTCACGATACACCTCCTGAAGTGCGTTTCGAAATCTGTGTTTATATTATACCACGCATATCGTTCTTTAACTGATCTGTGGCGATAAGATCAGGGAGTTTACCATCCTCATTTGGATATTTAAATCCACGAATAAGAACTACTGGCAACCCAGCCTTGCTCTGACCCATTAAAAGAGAGCCTGAAGCGGATATTTCATCGGCAAAAGAAATGTTTACATTTCGTTTCTTGCCATAAAGATCAACCTCATCAACTGCTCCTTTAAGAACAGCAGGCATGCCGGCAACACCAATTGCAAGCCCAATAGAACCAACTCGATATCTAATACCTAAAGAATCGTTAATAACCACACCTACCTTTTTACCAGTTGACTTGGCAATTGCATCACTAATGATCCTGGCACTTTCGTCTGGATTGATTGGCAACAAGCTTACTTTTTCCTCTTCTGGTTTTGCAGTGTTGGCACGGTCAATACCTCCACTCGTACAGATAAAACCAAGATTGTGAAGCGTTTCGACGACACCCGGTTTTACATCAATAATTTGTGCCTCTTGTATCATTAGTTCCACAATCCTTGCATCCTTGCCACTTATACCAGCAATCTCGAGAGCTTTTGTTGAGGGTGTTACGGAAGCGAGGGATACCAAACGACCCTCCGCCTTAGAAATAATTTTTGAAGTCACTACGAGCACATCCTTATCCTCAAAAACAATACCAGCATTGCTAACACACTTGAGGATAATAGCACTAATATCATCACCTTCTTTGATTAAGGGAATGTTTGGAATTGCAGTAAGTGTAATGGAATAAAGATTTTTCATAATCTCAAGTTACAGTAACTTTTTCCCCAACCAAAGTCAACCTTATGTATGGGTTACGGACATTTTGGAAAGAATGCCTTTAAATACTAGAAACCCCATTGGGGTTAGGTTATCTAAACTTCTGTGTGGTCTTATTGAGTTAAAGTATATCAAGTAATCAACAAGTTTGCTGTTAAAGGTTTCTGCATCTTCTATACAATCTATATTCCTGTCTACAAATTCCTCCTGAATAGTTCTATTGAATCGCTCTACGAAAGCGTTTGATTTGGGGGTTCTGGGGTAAGAAAAGAAATGGGATATATTGTTTTCCTTTAGATAAGAATCGAAGTATCTCTCAAACTCCAAACCATTATCTGTTTTAACTGCCTTTATCTCAAATGGGGCTACTTTCTCAAGCTTTTGATAGAAGTCCAACGCCATTTTTGACGACAAGCTTTTGTATGTATAGGCAAAGGAAAATCTAGAGTATAAATCCACTGCGGTTATGATGTATCTCTTAAGATTAAGGTCAAATCTAGCTATGGAATCTATCTGCACCTGTTGTCCGGGAAAAAGTATTGCTTCCCCCTTAGGAGCTCTTTCTTTATCTTTTATTTGACACTTCCACCTCCGAAGTGGAAGAAATATTTATTGATACCACAATATTCTTATACTATTTTTGTAGTATTCCCGTCAAATCCTATAGCAAGATTTGAGAAGAAATACTAAAATATTTCGCCTCAGCGAAAGCGTTACATATTTTTATGTGTCTACACATAAAAATCTATAGTTTGCGTGGGGCTAGGAGTACCTTTTGTGGTGATATAATAAGAAAATATGAAAATTGTAAGATTAATAAAGAAGAGCAGAGGTGTTTTAAATGGTGTCTCGTTTTTAGTTAACCAGTCAATAGTAATCGATGCGGGGTTCTCAATGAAGGAAAATATTGGATTTTATTCCCAAATAAAGGATATTGGAAATTGGGTTTGTGGTCAGAGAATTCCTAATTGGAAATACGTTCCAAGTAGTTTTAATTTATTTATTTCGCATGCGCACGAAGACCATTTCGCAGGCATATATTCTATCCCCCACGATAAGAAATATAATCTATTTACTAGCAAACAGACCTACAAAATAATGGTGGAAAAGAGTAAACAACTTGGGTTAGCTTTTCCCAAACCAAGCAAAGTAGTTTTTTTAAACAACCTGAAAGAGTATGTTTTTGGCGAGATTACGATAGTCCCCCGTTTAGTAAAACATAACATTCCAGGAAATTATCTGTTTTTGATATCTTGTGGTGGCAAAAAAATCGTGTATTCTCCCGATTATAATGAGCCCTTTTGGCGAAAAATATCATTAGATGGTGGAGATACATTGATTACCGATTTTCTCCCAGAGCTTCCAAAATACATTAAGGGAAGGTTTGACGGAACAAAAATAAAGAGATTTATACACGACAACAGACAACTAATTATAGTTGATCATGGATGGGATATTAGTTTCATTTTAAGTATCTTAAAATTGGCCGAAGCAGATGAAAAAAAGATATTTCTATCGTTAACAATAGCCACTAATTTAAAGGTTGTGGGGGTAAGAGTTTCTAAATACGCTGTGTTGGAAAAAGTGTTTATTAATAAGAAGAAATTTATTATTATCGGTGATTTAAGCGATTATAAAACTGTTCGTGACAAATATCCTAATATTGCAAGTATCTCGAACAATTATTCACTTAACTTAATGTTTAGAAACCACAAGAAAACTCCATTTTTAAATGTTTTTAAAGGAGGCCATTTATCAGGACAATTTCTAAAAAAATATTTAAATGGTAAACAAGTAAAAGTGATTAAAGTTAACTATTACAGATAATGCTTTTTTGTGTAATCTATTTGATATCTAAATTCTTTTAAAATTTTTTTCAGGTTGCCCAATTTCCACATTCTTTCATAACTTTTAGAAAGATTTTTGTCAATATTATTTAGTTCACCCAACATATGCTTGGCGGAAGTGTAAGGCGAATTAAATGACTGAATAAATCCTCGGATAAAGAAAAAAGAGTTGGTCAAAGCAATAGCAGTTGCTTCGGATAACCGATTATTTTTTTCATATCTAATGGCGTCGTTTAAACCATCTTCGGCATTATTTATTCGACTTTTTAGGTTTATATCTAATTTAAAATTATTGGCGATCTCTTTTATTTCTATAATCATGTTTTTAGGATCGTATAGAGGTACAGCTTCTTTAGCAAAACAAGCATCGACAACAATACCATCACTAATGTTTTTTTTAATTTTATCTATATTGGTATATATTAAAGATATTTTGTGATCTTTAAATACATCTTTTGACATATTGTCTTGCTGGTCATTAGACAATTTTTTATTACTAACAATAAGCAAATCAATGTCCGAATCCAAACACGCTTGGTTGCGTGCAACCGATCCAATTAAAAAAACTCCTTCAACGCTTGGTTGCTTTTTAAGATTCTCTATAACATACTCATTTGCGAGTTTTGTTAAATGTTCATTAATTTTTTCTAATTTAAATTTCATAATTTTTTGCAGAACTTATATGGTCAACAATGCCTAATTTAATCGCTTCTTGCGGAGAAATTAAGATTCCTTTTTTTCCTTTGATTTTAGCTATGTCAAGCTTTCCTTTAGTATATTTTATTAGCAACTCTCGCAACCTTGTTGTTTGATAATCGGTCTCTTCGGATAATTCTTCGGCTACTGTACCTTTAATTTCTGTTCTACCAAAAGGTAAGTGCAAATGAATCATTGTATTTTCGGTAATGTACCGCTGACCAATTTTTCCACTACTTAGCAAGAGTACAGCCATACTTGCCACTACGCCTATTCCAACGGTGCTAATTTTTACCCCACACAAACTCATAAAATCGTGAATTGCCAATGTATCTACCACCCTACCTCCTGCCGAATTAATAAACAACATTATAGGTTTATGTGCATCGTCGATTAAAAAAGTATTAATATCTTTTATTATCTCCTTAGAACTAAGGGGATTGATACTATCAAATAGATATACACTTCTGGTAATATTTTGCGATATGTTTATTTCGTTTGACATAGGTAGTCCTGATTCATTAAATTACTACTAGCTAAACTTCTAGCCTGACAACAATTTGGGCAAGTGATAAGTTGTTTAAATTTGTTGTAATTGTGGATTATTTCCTTAACTGAGTTTGTGTAAATATTTCCAAGTAAATACTTTGAATTGCACAAAGCAACACAAGGGTAAAAATTACCCTTGGTGTCGCTGCTAATTAATCTGGAGTTCACGATACCACATACTTTGCTGGAAGTTTTTTTACGCGACCGGTAATTGACAAATTCTTTATCCTTAATAACCCATGTTACATCTTCAACATCGTAAGTTAGTTTTTCTAGAAGTAACTTAGATTCCAATTTTGGATTTTTAAATAGGGTGTATACGCTTACAGCAACCGCCGAAAAACTGCCCTTATTTTTCTTGAGCCAATTTATATCTTTCGCTTTTTCAATTTCGGCAATTAGATTTATATTCTTATACTTTGCAAGTTCTTCTAGACCAAAATTAGAAAATTGATTACAGCTGTCTACAATGTAATAATTTGATGTAGAAAGACCAATCTCATTAATAAGATCCGCTATCTTTTTGAAACGAAGAGGGTGTCCTCCAATCCCGATCCATTTAAAGTGCTCTTCGACTTTTTTAATGAGTTTGATTATATCTTTGATAGTTACAATATGGGTTGGTTTACAGTGAACTCGATAATCATTTTTGCCTAAGTTTAGTTCTAATAAATAATCTTCCATAGTAATAGTTCTTTTATAAATTTGGTTGTATCGCTTTTCTTAATTAAAGCATCTTCTAGACTATTCTCGCATAGTCTATTGACGATTTCCCAACTATACTTGTTAAGTTCCAAAATATTATCAGTTTCGGGATTAAATAAAAATATTTTTTCCCTGCATTCTCTTTTTACTAAGTTGGAAGTTAATTTATACTTTATATTTATCATATTCACAAAAGGGCTTGTGTGGTTGCACTTTTTTGTAAACTGAATAGGTCAATGCTTTACACGCACTATCGCAAATAGGAGGCAGTTCACACAAATCACATTTTTTTGGAACCTTATATGCAGAAAACCTAATAA
This is a stretch of genomic DNA from Patescibacteria group bacterium. It encodes these proteins:
- the cofE gene encoding coenzyme F420-0:L-glutamate ligase; translation: MKNLYSITLTAIPNIPLIKEGDDISAIILKCVSNAGIVFEDKDVLVVTSKIISKAEGRLVSLASVTPSTKALEIAGISGKDARIVELMIQEAQIIDVKPGVVETLHNLGFICTSGGIDRANTAKPEEEKVSLLPINPDESARIISDAIAKSTGKKVGVVINDSLGIRYRVGSIGLAIGVAGMPAVLKGAVDEVDLYGKKRNVNISFADEISASGSLLMGQSKAGLPVVLIRGFKYPNEDGKLPDLIATDQLKNDMRGII
- a CDS encoding DDE-type integrase/transposase/recombinase encodes the protein MQIDSIARFDLNLKRYIITAVDLYSRFSFAYTYKSLSSKMALDFYQKLEKVAPFEIKAVKTDNGLEFERYFDSYLKENNISHFFSYPRTPKSNAFVERFNRTIQEEFVDRNIDCIEDAETFNSKLVDYLIYFNSIRPHRSLDNLTPMGFLVFKGILSKMSVTHT
- a CDS encoding nucleotidyltransferase domain-containing protein, producing MKFKLEKINEHLTKLANEYVIENLKKQPSVEGVFLIGSVARNQACLDSDIDLLIVSNKKLSNDQQDNMSKDVFKDHKISLIYTNIDKIKKNISDGIVVDACFAKEAVPLYDPKNMIIEIKEIANNFKLDINLKSRINNAEDGLNDAIRYEKNNRLSEATAIALTNSFFFIRGFIQSFNSPYTSAKHMLGELNNIDKNLSKSYERMWKLGNLKKILKEFRYQIDYTKKHYL
- a CDS encoding ATP-dependent Clp protease proteolytic subunit; its protein translation is MSNEINISQNITRSVYLFDSINPLSSKEIIKDINTFLIDDAHKPIMLFINSAGGRVVDTLAIHDFMSLCGVKISTVGIGVVASMAVLLLSSGKIGQRYITENTMIHLHLPFGRTEIKGTVAEELSEETDYQTTRLRELLIKYTKGKLDIAKIKGKKGILISPQEAIKLGIVDHISSAKNYEI
- a CDS encoding SPASM domain-containing protein, coding for MEDYLLELNLGKNDYRVHCKPTHIVTIKDIIKLIKKVEEHFKWIGIGGHPLRFKKIADLINEIGLSTSNYYIVDSCNQFSNFGLEELAKYKNINLIAEIEKAKDINWLKKNKGSFSAVAVSVYTLFKNPKLESKLLLEKLTYDVEDVTWVIKDKEFVNYRSRKKTSSKVCGIVNSRLISSDTKGNFYPCVALCNSKYLLGNIYTNSVKEIIHNYNKFKQLITCPNCCQARSLASSNLMNQDYLCQTK